CCCGTCGAACTCCGTGTCGGTCGTGCCGACCAGCGAGAAGCCGTTCCACGGAACGACGAAGACGATGCGGTCGTCAGTCGTCGGCAGCGTCAGCGCGTGGTCAGTCAGCTTCGGGACGACGAGGTGGATCCCCTTGGCCGGGTAGACGAACTGTTCGTCGGCGTAGCCCCCGAGCACATCGTCGATCCACGGACCGGCCGCGTTAATAATGGCGTCGCCCTCGACGTCGATCGATTCCCCGGAAAGTTCGTCGTCGATCCTGACGCCCACGACCGATCCGTTCTCGACGCACAGATCAGTTACCGCTGCGTGGTTCAGCACCGTCGCTCCGTGGTTCGCGGCGTCAATGACGTTCTCGAGACAGAGTCGTTCGACGAACTCGATCTGCCGGTCGTGGTAGGCGAATCCGCCCTGAAGTCCGTCCGTCGGGATCGCCGGTTCGAGGTCCTGAAGCGCCTCAGGCGAGAGATATCGGTGATTCGGCATGGACTTGCCGTAGGAGAGGGCGTCGTAGAGAATCATCCCGAGGCGGAGCTTCAGCCGAGCGAGGCGGCTCTCGTCGTATTGGGGAATGAGGAACGTCAGTGGATCGACGAGGTGTGGCGCGATTTCGGCGAGTGTCTCCCGCTCCTGCAGGCTCTCAAAGACGAGCGAGAAGTCGTACTGCTCCAAGTATCGGAGTCCGCCATGGGCCAGCCTGGTCGATCCGGCCGTCGTCCCGGACCCGAAGTCAGCCTGTTCGACGAGGAGGGTATCGATGCCGCGCATGGCCGCGTCTCGCGCGACGCCGGCACCGGCAATACCGCCCCCGACGATCACGAGATCGTACGATCCGGCGATCGAAGTCCGGTCCGGCCGGCGTTGTCCGAACCCTGTTTCTCGGTCACTCATACTCGACGCTCAGCCGTACAGACGGATAGGGGTTGAGGGGAAGATATCGGGGTCCTTCTTT
This sequence is a window from Halopiger aswanensis. Protein-coding genes within it:
- the glpD gene encoding glycerol-3-phosphate dehydrogenase, with the translated sequence MSDRETGFGQRRPDRTSIAGSYDLVIVGGGIAGAGVARDAAMRGIDTLLVEQADFGSGTTAGSTRLAHGGLRYLEQYDFSLVFESLQERETLAEIAPHLVDPLTFLIPQYDESRLARLKLRLGMILYDALSYGKSMPNHRYLSPEALQDLEPAIPTDGLQGGFAYHDRQIEFVERLCLENVIDAANHGATVLNHAAVTDLCVENGSVVGVRIDDELSGESIDVEGDAIINAAGPWIDDVLGGYADEQFVYPAKGIHLVVPKLTDHALTLPTTDDRIVFVVPWNGFSLVGTTDTEFDGDPADAAATDADVDYLLKEVGRYFPDLSKGDVLYSYAGVRPLYDSGSTGRASDVSREHRVIDHRDDISGLFSLVGVKITPYRHAAEEATDMVAEYLGVERSCRTATEPLPGGWGHRSSGGSLPQSVVEHLQKLYGSRADVVVDRAEHDERLAEPLCEHTYDVLAQVTVAVEEEYARRLTDVVFRRCTVGYESCQGLDAVETIADHMAELLEWDDRRKEAELEWYERVLERRTVNAEQGGLKRFDT